One Bombus pyrosoma isolate SC7728 linkage group LG11, ASM1482585v1, whole genome shotgun sequence DNA segment encodes these proteins:
- the LOC122572819 gene encoding uncharacterized protein LOC122572819 isoform X1, whose product MELSSARDHRLEAQEGSTSADLAETVSGGALTIESAKTIGASTTVSSSTASENGPTKRDNDADSLMATEEIHDATRGSVDNQVFINLELREASVETSNDFSHDEGQLNISDMGLKLGKDKTQPEDAGNDVEVKSNESVDEQDCSTSTPTPTLTLTPTLTPTLTPTPTPTPTPTPTPTSMSLSVQYTEKQTDDSKVDDSCDAEFTTSSPLCRKRPASDFLPINAEIKRIGVEISENESNQVRSDVRRISPVLVSLRERTLGEISLSSNSCLFDDDVNSRCISRNNRIIDDLLTSGCRLSTNVSVDGSFQTNHGSEEISCTEPEHRVCRVATSPEGECTNGSVEEALVEPCKKLEYSGSFIDEDSCCSLSRDSPERNLSKCQEPKQCEEPVEECSCNDTMPTNSDCTTPVINDKQIIETMKSSLPQLMVKIDHINVSQYFSPEQKDAKCMTVISKKKQKKNTTCNADDSNVDVTIDSKDTSKKVCSVERRNCEISVQKTESQDHKEKNDSPVVSDLQQTKLIKLTPIISMKECKVILQRITLPKTVKATTEEKPEKEETPATSVIEKLAEDEEVVFSLPLPSTEDLQPLNNLDSSETTPSSPEMLEPTTDVPEAIDTETETETGSDSSEMSTTTNVRGCEDDTASDQISCQENESMCCVDINPEIISRLEPERPEAFTEDSAESLALATGARDEVRSDGSDSGLGSEIPGDPGPAPVPESDSETSFLDRIPDDILSDKEKVVNQLDSFVPNVGVPGTPQPPLTNFRSPPKSNLKRRLIDCMDEAPSPKRSNTEESMKKKRNIQFDAVTVYYFPRAQGFTCVPSQGGSTLGMSATHTHAERFSLSEHAAEQRRIHRARLAQLRSERAANCVSEAASSSEDPSDDTDEEQSDNEELDIDSYYFLQPVPTWQRRALLRAAGVRRIDAVEKDECRDIRASREHCGCGCKGYCDPESCPCSRANVKCQVDRAGFPCGCTRDGCANSSGRIEFNPVRVRTHFIHTLMRLELEKKQREEEGTDHDASDNQNGRSPLREINLGSVMENRTTESCLNGGGFTTLHYENHDARDGGTNCQPEVPGTREDSLDLYAIRDDCYPNEDTVDGTQGPQRKLHPEFSQAFQTFSGQTSAGVNFQQPTYQDYQPYANLPSTSRVQFQPQFQTVPGNPGFSHYAPYGQDAGSIQGNCQVHPGQHSSSYETSFAQDETTGSQYTNLNSVQPMNTVVQQIGKLEPFSELLSGRYSYYGEMEPAAHGTYHGNGTKVEVEKNQGNEQQSESTEECDENFGEIIKKSMVETVSA is encoded by the exons ATGGAATTGTCTTCGGCTCGAGATCATCGTTTAGAAGCCCAAGAAGGTTCTACTTCGGCTGATTTAGCGGAAACGGTTAGTGGTGGTGCATTGACTATAGAATCAGCGAAAACGATTGGTGCGTCGACGACAGTGTCGTCGTCAACTGCATCGGAAAACGGACCAACGAAGCGCGACAATGATGCCGATTCTTTGATGGCTACCGAAGAAATACACGATGCTACTCGTGGATCCGTCGATAACCAAGTGTTCATCAATCTAGAATTACGCGAGGCTTCGGTCGAGACCTCGAACGACTTTTCACATGACGAAGGTCAATTAAATATCTCTGATATGGGTCTGAAACTTGGGAAAGATAAGACGCAACCTGAAGACGCGGGTAACGATGTAGAAGTGAAATCGAACGAATCCGTGGATGAACAAGATTGTTCGACGTCGACGCCGACGCCGACGCTGACGTTGACGCCGACGCTAACGCCGACGCTGACGCCGACGCCGACGCCGACGCCGACGCCGACGCCGACGCCGACGTCGATGTCGTTGTCGGTTCAGTATACCGAGAAACAGACAGACGATTCTAAAGTGGATGATAGTTGCGATGCAGAATTCACCACCTCATCGCCGTTGTGTAGAAAAAGGCCGGCCAGCGATTTTCTGCCGATCAATGCGGAGATCAAGCGGATCGGCGTTGAAATTTCGGAGAATGAATCGAATCAAGTAAGAAGTGATGTGAGGAGGATCTCACCGGTTTTGGTGAGCCTCCGAGAGCGTACCCTGGGTGAGATATCCCTGTCGTCGAACTCGTGCTTGTTCGACGATGATGTCAACAGTCGATGCATCTCAAGGAACAATAGGATTATCGATGATTTATTAACGAGTGGTTGTAGGTTATCAACGAATGTAAGCGTGGACGGTTCTTTTCAAACGAATCACGGTTCCGAGGAGATAAGCTGTACCGAGCCGGAGCATAGGGTCTGCAGAGTCGCGACGTCGCCGGAAGGTGAATGTACCAACGGCAGCGTCGAAGAGGCGCTGGTAGAGCCCTGTAAAAAGCTCGAATACTCGGGCTCGTTTATTGACGAGGATTCTTGTTGTTCGCTGTCGCGCGACAGCCCCGAGAGGAATCTCAGCAAGTGCCAGGAACCGAAACAGTGCGAGGAGCCCGTCGAGGAGTGCTCGTGTAACGACACTATGCCTACGAATAGTGATTGCACAACACCGGTTATAAACGACAAGCAGATAATTGAAACCATGAAAAGTTCGTTACCCCAATTAATGGTTAAGATAGATCACATTAATGTGTCGCAGTACTTCTCACCGGAACAGAAAGATGCGAAATGTATGACCGTCATctcgaagaagaagcagaagaagaacaCCACGTGCAACGCTGACGATAGCAACGTAGATGTAACGATTGATTCCAAAGATACGTCGAAGAAAGTATGTTCCGTTGAAAGGCGAAATTGCGAGATCAGTGTCCAAAAGACTGAGTCACAGGACCATAAGGAGAAGAACGATTCTCCTGTAGTATCCGATTTGCAACAGAccaaattgataaaattaactCCCATTATCTCTATGAAGGAATGCAAGGTGATCTTGCAAAGGATAACATTGCCGAAGACGGTAAAAGCGACGACGGAAGAGAAAccggaaaaagaagaaacgccAGCCACATCGGTAATAGAGAAATTAGCAGAGGATGAAGAAGTCGTGTTTTCCTTGCCTTTACCCTCCACGGAGGATTTACAGCCGTTGAACAATTTAGATTCGTCTGAAACGACACCAAGTTCACCGGAGATGTTGGAACCTACCACAGATGTCCCAGAAGCTATTGACACAGAGACGGAAACTGAAACCGGGTCCGATAGTTCCGAAATGTCAACCACGACGAATGTACGTGGATGTGAGGATGATACCGCTTCTGATCAAATATCGTGTCAAGAGAACGAGTCCATGTGCTGCGTTGATATTAATCCGGAGATCATATCGAGGTTGGAGCCAGAGAGGCCGGAAGCTTTTACAGAAGATTCAGCGGAAAGCCTAGCGCTTGCCACTGGTGCGCGGGACGAAGTTAGATCGGATGGAAGCGATTCTGGTTTAGGAAGCGAGATACCCGGTGATCCTGGGCCTGCACCGGTTCCTGAAAGCGATTCCGAAACTTCTTTCTTGGATAGGATACCCGATGATATTCTCTCTGACAAAGAAAAAG TTGTGAATCAGTTGGACAGTTTTGTACCGAATGTGGGTGTACCGGGTACACCACAACCACCATTGACGAATTTTCGGAGTCCTCCAAAGAGCAATTTAAAACGAAGATTGATAGATTGCATGGACGAGGCTCCTAGTCCAAAGAGAAGCAATACGGAAGAAtctatgaaaaagaaacgcaaTATTCAATTCGACGCTGTCACCGTGTATTATTTTCCCAGGGCACAGGGTTTCACTTGTGTGCCTTCTCag gGTGGCAGCACCCTTGGTATGAGTGCGACGCATACTCATGCAGAACGGTTCTCGTTATCGGAGCATGCTGCTGAACAGAGGCGAATTCATCGTGCTAGACTAGCTCAATTGCGCTCCGAGCGTGCTGCAAATTGCGTATCGGAGGCAGCCTCCAGCTCGGAGGATCCCAGCGATGATACGGACGAGGAACAAAGTGATAACGAAGAACTGGATATCGATAGTTATTATTTCCTGCAGCCAGTACCTACGTGGCAGAGACGAGCTTTACTTAGAGCGGCTGGAGTACGTAGAATAGATGCCGTCGAAAAGGACGAGTGCCGTGACATTAGAGCTAGCAGAGAACATTGCGGTTGCGGGTGCAAAGGATATTGCGATCCAGAGAGTTGTCCTTGTAGTCGAGCTAATGTAAAGTGCCAG GTTGATAGAGCGGGTTTTCCTTGTGGATGTACCCGAGATGGTTGTGCGAATAGTTCAGGCAGGATTGAGTTCAATCCAGTACGAGTGCGAACGCATTTCATTCACACTCTCATGCGGCTGGAGTTAGAAAAAAAGCAACGAGAAGAAGAGGGTACGGATCACGACGCTTCCGACAATCAAAACGGCAGAAGTCCGTTAAGAGAAATCAATTTGGGATCCGTGATGGAGAATAGGACCACAGAATCGTGTCTGAACGGTGGTGGATTTACGACGCTTCATTACGAAAATCACGACGCTAGGGACGGCGGGACGAATTGTCAGCCAGAAGTACCTGGTACTAGAGAGGATAGTCTGGATCTTTACGCAATTAGAGACGATTGCTATCCTAACGAAGACACTGTTGATGGTACGCAGGGACCTCAAAGGAAACTTCATCCTGAGTTTAGTCAAGCTTTTCAAACGTTCTCAGGCCAAACAAGTGCCGGAGTAAACTTTCAACAGCCTACTTATCAGGACTATCAACCTTACGCTAACCTTCCTTCTACATCTAGGGTGCAATTTCAGCCGCAATTCCAAACGGTGCCAGGAAATCCAGGGTTCTCACACTATGCGCCTTATGGGCAAGACGCCGGATCAATTCAGGGAAACTGCCAGGTCCATCCCGGACAACACTCATCCAGTTACGAAACTAGCTTTGCCCAGGACGAAACAACCGGATCACAATACACGAATTTAAATTCGGTGCAGCCGATGAATACAGTGGTTCAACAAATAGGTAAACTAGAACCATTTTCAGAACTTTTGTCTGGTAGATATTCGTACTATGGTGAAATGGAGCCCGCGGCGCATGGTACTTATCACGGGAATGGAACCAAGGTCGAGGTAGAAAAGAACCAAGGTAACGAACAACAATCGGAAAGTACGGAAGAGTGTGACGAAAACTTTGgggaaattattaaaaagtcaaTGGTTGAGACTGTATCCGCCTAG
- the LOC122572819 gene encoding uncharacterized protein LOC122572819 isoform X2, with translation MELSSARDHRLEAQEGSTSADLAETVSGGALTIESAKTIGASTTVSSSTASENGPTKRDNDADSLMATEEIHDATRGSVDNQVFINLELREASVETSNDFSHDEGQLNISDMGLKLGKDKTQPEDAGNDVEVKSNESVDEQDCSTSTPTPTLTLTPTLTPTLTPTPTPTPTPTPTPTSMSLSVQYTEKQTDDSKVDDSCDAEFTTSSPLCRKRPASDFLPINAEIKRIGVEISENESNQVRSDVRRISPVLVSLRERTLGEISLSSNSCLFDDDVNSRCISRNNRIIDDLLTSGCRLSTNVSVDGSFQTNHGSEEISCTEPEHRVCRVATSPEGECTNGSVEEALVEPCKKLEYSGSFIDEDSCCSLSRDSPERNLSKCQEPKQCEEPVEECSCNDTMPTNSDCTTPVINDKQIIETMKSSLPQLMVKIDHINVSQYFSPEQKDAKCMTVISKKKQKKNTTCNADDSNVDVTIDSKDTSKKVCSVERRNCEISVQKTESQDHKEKNDSPVVSDLQQTKLIKLTPIISMKECKVILQRITLPKTVKATTEEKPEKEETPATSVIEKLAEDEEVVFSLPLPSTEDLQPLNNLDSSETTPSSPEMLEPTTDVPEAIDTETETETGSDSSEMSTTTNVRGCEDDTASDQISCQENESMCCVDINPEIISRLEPERPEAFTEDSAESLALATGARDEVRSDGSDSGLGSEIPGDPGPAPVPESDSETSFLDRIPDDILSDKEKVVNQLDSFVPNVGVPGTPQPPLTNFRSPPKSNLKRRLIDCMDEAPSPKRSNTEESMKKKRNIQFDAVTVYYFPRAQGFTCVPSQGGSTLGMSATHTHAERFSLSEHAAEQRRIHRARLAQLRSERAANCVSEAASSSEDPSDDTDEEQSDNEELDIDSYYFLQPVPTWQRRALLRAAGVRRIDAVEKDECRDIRASREHCGCGCKGYCDPESCPCSRANVKCQVDRAGFPCGCTRDGCANSSGRIEFNPVRVRTHFIHTLMRLELEKKQREEEGTDHDASDNQNGRSPLREINLGSVMENRTTESCLNGGGFTTLHYENHDARDGGTNCQPEVPGTREDSLDLYAIRDDCYPNEDTVDGCNFSRNSKRCQEIQGSHTMRLMGKTPDQFRETARSIPDNTHPVTKLALPRTKQPDHNTRI, from the exons ATGGAATTGTCTTCGGCTCGAGATCATCGTTTAGAAGCCCAAGAAGGTTCTACTTCGGCTGATTTAGCGGAAACGGTTAGTGGTGGTGCATTGACTATAGAATCAGCGAAAACGATTGGTGCGTCGACGACAGTGTCGTCGTCAACTGCATCGGAAAACGGACCAACGAAGCGCGACAATGATGCCGATTCTTTGATGGCTACCGAAGAAATACACGATGCTACTCGTGGATCCGTCGATAACCAAGTGTTCATCAATCTAGAATTACGCGAGGCTTCGGTCGAGACCTCGAACGACTTTTCACATGACGAAGGTCAATTAAATATCTCTGATATGGGTCTGAAACTTGGGAAAGATAAGACGCAACCTGAAGACGCGGGTAACGATGTAGAAGTGAAATCGAACGAATCCGTGGATGAACAAGATTGTTCGACGTCGACGCCGACGCCGACGCTGACGTTGACGCCGACGCTAACGCCGACGCTGACGCCGACGCCGACGCCGACGCCGACGCCGACGCCGACGCCGACGTCGATGTCGTTGTCGGTTCAGTATACCGAGAAACAGACAGACGATTCTAAAGTGGATGATAGTTGCGATGCAGAATTCACCACCTCATCGCCGTTGTGTAGAAAAAGGCCGGCCAGCGATTTTCTGCCGATCAATGCGGAGATCAAGCGGATCGGCGTTGAAATTTCGGAGAATGAATCGAATCAAGTAAGAAGTGATGTGAGGAGGATCTCACCGGTTTTGGTGAGCCTCCGAGAGCGTACCCTGGGTGAGATATCCCTGTCGTCGAACTCGTGCTTGTTCGACGATGATGTCAACAGTCGATGCATCTCAAGGAACAATAGGATTATCGATGATTTATTAACGAGTGGTTGTAGGTTATCAACGAATGTAAGCGTGGACGGTTCTTTTCAAACGAATCACGGTTCCGAGGAGATAAGCTGTACCGAGCCGGAGCATAGGGTCTGCAGAGTCGCGACGTCGCCGGAAGGTGAATGTACCAACGGCAGCGTCGAAGAGGCGCTGGTAGAGCCCTGTAAAAAGCTCGAATACTCGGGCTCGTTTATTGACGAGGATTCTTGTTGTTCGCTGTCGCGCGACAGCCCCGAGAGGAATCTCAGCAAGTGCCAGGAACCGAAACAGTGCGAGGAGCCCGTCGAGGAGTGCTCGTGTAACGACACTATGCCTACGAATAGTGATTGCACAACACCGGTTATAAACGACAAGCAGATAATTGAAACCATGAAAAGTTCGTTACCCCAATTAATGGTTAAGATAGATCACATTAATGTGTCGCAGTACTTCTCACCGGAACAGAAAGATGCGAAATGTATGACCGTCATctcgaagaagaagcagaagaagaacaCCACGTGCAACGCTGACGATAGCAACGTAGATGTAACGATTGATTCCAAAGATACGTCGAAGAAAGTATGTTCCGTTGAAAGGCGAAATTGCGAGATCAGTGTCCAAAAGACTGAGTCACAGGACCATAAGGAGAAGAACGATTCTCCTGTAGTATCCGATTTGCAACAGAccaaattgataaaattaactCCCATTATCTCTATGAAGGAATGCAAGGTGATCTTGCAAAGGATAACATTGCCGAAGACGGTAAAAGCGACGACGGAAGAGAAAccggaaaaagaagaaacgccAGCCACATCGGTAATAGAGAAATTAGCAGAGGATGAAGAAGTCGTGTTTTCCTTGCCTTTACCCTCCACGGAGGATTTACAGCCGTTGAACAATTTAGATTCGTCTGAAACGACACCAAGTTCACCGGAGATGTTGGAACCTACCACAGATGTCCCAGAAGCTATTGACACAGAGACGGAAACTGAAACCGGGTCCGATAGTTCCGAAATGTCAACCACGACGAATGTACGTGGATGTGAGGATGATACCGCTTCTGATCAAATATCGTGTCAAGAGAACGAGTCCATGTGCTGCGTTGATATTAATCCGGAGATCATATCGAGGTTGGAGCCAGAGAGGCCGGAAGCTTTTACAGAAGATTCAGCGGAAAGCCTAGCGCTTGCCACTGGTGCGCGGGACGAAGTTAGATCGGATGGAAGCGATTCTGGTTTAGGAAGCGAGATACCCGGTGATCCTGGGCCTGCACCGGTTCCTGAAAGCGATTCCGAAACTTCTTTCTTGGATAGGATACCCGATGATATTCTCTCTGACAAAGAAAAAG TTGTGAATCAGTTGGACAGTTTTGTACCGAATGTGGGTGTACCGGGTACACCACAACCACCATTGACGAATTTTCGGAGTCCTCCAAAGAGCAATTTAAAACGAAGATTGATAGATTGCATGGACGAGGCTCCTAGTCCAAAGAGAAGCAATACGGAAGAAtctatgaaaaagaaacgcaaTATTCAATTCGACGCTGTCACCGTGTATTATTTTCCCAGGGCACAGGGTTTCACTTGTGTGCCTTCTCag gGTGGCAGCACCCTTGGTATGAGTGCGACGCATACTCATGCAGAACGGTTCTCGTTATCGGAGCATGCTGCTGAACAGAGGCGAATTCATCGTGCTAGACTAGCTCAATTGCGCTCCGAGCGTGCTGCAAATTGCGTATCGGAGGCAGCCTCCAGCTCGGAGGATCCCAGCGATGATACGGACGAGGAACAAAGTGATAACGAAGAACTGGATATCGATAGTTATTATTTCCTGCAGCCAGTACCTACGTGGCAGAGACGAGCTTTACTTAGAGCGGCTGGAGTACGTAGAATAGATGCCGTCGAAAAGGACGAGTGCCGTGACATTAGAGCTAGCAGAGAACATTGCGGTTGCGGGTGCAAAGGATATTGCGATCCAGAGAGTTGTCCTTGTAGTCGAGCTAATGTAAAGTGCCAG GTTGATAGAGCGGGTTTTCCTTGTGGATGTACCCGAGATGGTTGTGCGAATAGTTCAGGCAGGATTGAGTTCAATCCAGTACGAGTGCGAACGCATTTCATTCACACTCTCATGCGGCTGGAGTTAGAAAAAAAGCAACGAGAAGAAGAGGGTACGGATCACGACGCTTCCGACAATCAAAACGGCAGAAGTCCGTTAAGAGAAATCAATTTGGGATCCGTGATGGAGAATAGGACCACAGAATCGTGTCTGAACGGTGGTGGATTTACGACGCTTCATTACGAAAATCACGACGCTAGGGACGGCGGGACGAATTGTCAGCCAGAAGTACCTGGTACTAGAGAGGATAGTCTGGATCTTTACGCAATTAGAGACGATTGCTATCCTAACGAAGACACTGTTGATG GGTGCAATTTCAGCCGCAATTCCAAACGGTGCCAGGAAATCCAGGGTTCTCACACTATGCGCCTTATGGGCAAGACGCCGGATCAATTCAGGGAAACTGCCAGGTCCATCCCGGACAACACTCATCCAGTTACGAAACTAGCTTTGCCCAGGACGAAACAACCGGATCACAATACACGAATTTAA